One genomic segment of Myxococcota bacterium includes these proteins:
- a CDS encoding amidohydrolase family protein: MATTQPDETLPVLDVHHHVGNAFRALGGALENAEGLTAGQYAERELTSRLEIMDSGGVAQALVIPGHGYERSRGIVDTRAENDAIAAYRDARPDRFPAAVGVVEPRDGAASFEEIDRIASLGLVGISFHTRFQGVSLDSRWILQYCERMASHGLVPVIHAMDDTPEEALWKLAALGRALPDVPMLALDPFSSYEATRQCFFVAELAPSIVMDTSLSYNFDFIEDFVRQFGAERVAFGTDLYSYPVGRRISHLLPQILESELSDDEKRAVLGDTARRLFGLEPPA; the protein is encoded by the coding sequence ATGGCGACGACGCAACCGGACGAAACGCTCCCCGTCCTCGATGTGCACCACCACGTGGGGAACGCCTTCCGCGCGTTGGGCGGTGCGCTCGAGAACGCGGAGGGCTTGACCGCGGGGCAGTACGCCGAGCGCGAGCTCACCTCACGACTCGAGATCATGGATAGCGGCGGTGTCGCCCAGGCCCTCGTGATTCCCGGCCACGGCTACGAGCGCAGCCGAGGGATCGTCGACACGCGCGCCGAGAACGACGCGATCGCCGCCTACCGCGATGCCCGCCCCGACCGCTTTCCCGCCGCCGTCGGTGTCGTGGAGCCGCGCGACGGCGCGGCGAGCTTCGAGGAGATCGATCGCATCGCGTCCCTCGGTCTGGTGGGCATCAGCTTCCACACGCGCTTTCAGGGGGTGTCCCTCGATAGCCGTTGGATCCTGCAGTACTGCGAGCGCATGGCGAGCCACGGGCTCGTTCCCGTGATTCACGCGATGGACGACACGCCCGAGGAGGCGCTCTGGAAGCTGGCCGCGTTGGGGCGCGCCCTGCCCGACGTGCCGATGCTCGCCCTCGATCCGTTCAGCTCGTACGAGGCGACGCGCCAGTGTTTCTTCGTCGCCGAACTCGCGCCGAGCATCGTGATGGACACGAGCCTCAGCTACAACTTCGACTTCATCGAAGACTTCGTGCGCCAGTTCGGCGCCGAGCGCGTGGCATTCGGGACCGACCTCTACTCGTACCCGGTCGGGCGACGCATCAGCCACCTGCTGCCGCAGATCCTGGAGTCGGAGCTCAGCGACGACGAGAAGCGCGCCGTGCTCGGCGACACGGCGCGTCGGCTCTTCGGTCTGGAGCCGCCCGCGTGA
- a CDS encoding MarR family transcriptional regulator, with translation MSPAKRVTKEPDPASPEADRRRVLDLLDGSRARHEAAHPDVDGDAFAYFAHLSAARQLTEAFYRRALKAHRISDAEFRVVGGLRLRGKGYRTTPLELNEFVQITSAGLTRALDRLEQAGTIERTPNPDDRRSILVGLTREGWAFADALTRDLAAEYDKVLGKVSKRQRKAEVDLLRTVVERLTWAVFD, from the coding sequence GTGAGCCCTGCGAAACGTGTCACGAAGGAGCCGGACCCCGCTTCGCCCGAAGCGGATCGCCGCCGGGTCCTCGACCTGCTCGACGGCTCCCGCGCGCGGCACGAGGCGGCCCACCCGGATGTCGACGGCGACGCCTTCGCCTACTTCGCGCATCTGAGCGCGGCGCGACAGCTCACCGAGGCCTTCTATCGACGCGCCTTGAAAGCCCACCGCATCAGCGACGCCGAGTTTCGCGTGGTCGGCGGCCTGCGCCTGCGCGGCAAGGGCTATCGCACGACGCCCCTCGAGCTGAACGAATTCGTACAGATCACCTCGGCGGGACTCACCCGCGCGTTGGATCGCCTCGAGCAGGCCGGGACCATCGAGCGCACACCGAACCCGGACGACCGCCGGTCGATCCTGGTCGGCCTCACGCGCGAGGGCTGGGCCTTCGCCGATGCCTTGACCCGCGATCTGGCGGCCGAGTACGACAAGGTGCTCGGGAAGGTCTCGAAGCGGCAGCGCAAGGCCGAGGTCGACCTGCTCCGTACGGTGGTGGAGCGGCTCACCTGGGCCGTCTTCGACTGA